From the genome of Calliopsis andreniformis isolate RMS-2024a unplaced genomic scaffold, iyCalAndr_principal scaffold0022, whole genome shotgun sequence:
gctgTATAGTTGTATTATAATTTCAGCTAATTAGGTAATCATCTGTTGGAAAAACAAATTTCTGCCGTCAGTCTGTATATTTTGCCCAAACAATATAGAGGAGAATACAATTTGTAGAAAAAATATAAAGAGATTTTTATTCAAAGAAACGATATCGTATTGTTTAATGCGATAGGTAATTATATAGAAATGCATAACTACTTTACAACGTCATTTCCGCatgtttttttgcattttcactAATACATGTGGAAAATGAACATAGAAAAATGTTTGTTCGAGCACATAacgaataaaattaatttttattagacTACTGTAGCATGTATGAATGTTGATGGAATAGCATTTCGAAGAAATGGTGCGttctatattttattaaacGGTGGAAACATGATTTTTTTAGAATGAGAACTTAATTTTCCGTTTTCGTCATTATGAGAAAGTAATTACTCAATACTATTATCATAATAGTACCACTTGTCATGGTAGGGCTATATAAAGACtggatttaataataattaatatttgaatCTCGTTCCATTGTAATGTGCATATTTTCTATATCAAAAATATGTTATTATTCTGTATTGTTATTTTCTAAGTAAACAGAAAAGTCAGTTCTGGCTATAGCATTTAAGTATTATAATTCTATTTCTGCTACTTATAAAATAGCCCAACGTCAGCAAAGAATTACTCCACTATGTTATAATGTTCTCAATATAATGTTACTGTTCCTCTGGTTTGATTTCTAccatcaaacattcaaatttctaTAGAAAATGTGTAACATATTtgaacaaaatttcaaatatgaaAATGATGAAACAGAAATGCATTTTAATAGAATGCAAATTTGTAGAAgtttaaaaaaattctaaacCTTTCACTATTTTATGATGACTACTCCCAACCATTTCAATACTGCCTTAATGAGttaatgaaatattgaaatacaatCTAATACGGAAGACTAATTTTAGTAAGTTCATTTATATATTCGACTTTAAGATATTATCACTCTTTTGCATGGTGTAAAATACTACTAAAAAATTGACGATTTAAAAAGTTTATAAAACTTGGAAACTAAGTCCTCAACGTAACCTAATGTTAATATCTGTAAGTAAGCGCGTAATATCTATGGCAGTAAAAAAGGTAGTAAATTCATTAAGATTTTCTAAGTTTTTTCACGTACTTAAAATCGCTTCGCAAGTAAATCATACATTAACGcacaatactatataaatatatttttacgaTGATTTCCATGCATGTTTCGTACGAGTGATGATTTGTTGATGTAATattatgaataaaataaaaatggcaTAATAGGTGACTAGCGTAAGATAAAAACTGAATATCAATTTCATAGGGATACTTCACAGATTCGTTTCCTAACaaattaaaagaagaaaaacATGGCATACTAATTCTTCCACTCACCCATTGCATTCGACCTTTGCTTTTTTCTTCTTAACATTAATCTCGAAAGAACGCTAATGGGCTCTTATAATATTTCTATAAGAATAGCATATATAACACtaatataatgataaaaaattaaGTATAATGTTTGTTCACCTAAATCATGTAAAATAATTTACATTGGTGACGTGAGGCTATTGGCTAGTATTAGTTACTCGTACTTGATTCATAAAGAGGAAGAACATTGGCTAAGATAGAGAAGAAAATACTTTGAAATCACTAATTACTCTTTTAATTAGATAAACATTTGATTAAGGGGGCAATGTTCTTCTCTTTAATGAAACGAAGGACGAGACGAATAAAATCTATTCATTTATACAACTGTACACCCTTTATCTATCATCATCACACTCGTTTGCATAAAAAAAGTAACCAAACTGTTAGAAGTTCTGCTGACGTTTCCGTTTGGTGTCCATAGCGTCAAGAATCGGTTGTCTCTTCGTTTGGTACCTTCTTCTTAGCTCATCGATTTCTCGCTCCATCTCTGCGTCCAGATTAGCCATTCGTTGCTGTAGTTCCTCATATGAGAGAAACTTCAGCTGCAGGATATGGTTGTTTATCTATATTCAAGTGTTTTTTTGTATGATGCCTAAGGTAGCATTACGTCGATCGATTTTAAGTTACAGAAAACATGCGTAATGCTGGAGAGGTTTAGAAATCAAATCCTCAAAACTTTTCTATCCGAATATTTACAAGCATTCATTACTTACGAAATCAAAATCTCGTTCTGCGAAGACATTTTGAAATTTCGATATGTTATTGTGAGGTTGTTCTTGTACAGGATGAGAAATCTGGTTGAGCTGTAGTTGCAGGTGACTTTGAAACCTTTGAGATTCAATAGGGCTCCGTAATTCTAATTTACTTTCATTATCTGGATTATGCGATCCAATTATCTGCCCATTACCctaaaaatttccaaatatgTACTTCTGCATTTTATATAGTCTTAATTTGAATTTTACCTTTCCTATTTCAGGTGCCTCTTTTTTATCAAAATGGTCTAAAAACAATGGCCGATACTTCTTCCCTGATTCAACTGACCCTGTGTTGTGTCCTGTAAATTAATTGTAAGATCGTTTAATTCCACGATTCTTTGTATTATAGTGCAGTATTGTGATATACTAACGTTTCATAGTTGCTTCAGTATCTGTGTCACTATTAATAACCATTGTTCCCAAGTCTAACATTGCAGAAACAAGCGTTCCTGTGTCTGGAAGATCATGACTTGGTACTAAAGTTCCTGTATCCTCCGGTAAGGGTTTCATTGTTCCACTACAATCTTCTTCATCCTAGAGGTAAAGATTAAAAGTGTATATCAAATACTAATAAGCACGTAATCGTATTAAATATAGTATATACCGAATCTTCTGCTTGATTCTGGTTCTTTATTGCTACATTATTGATAACGTGAGCTCGATGCGCGCTTTGTTTCTCTCGTATTTCGTGAGCATCTGCGATCATCTGGCTCAAAATACTTGGTTGTTTGGCATTACCTGCAATAAAATATCATATTATAAGTATACTGAAAAAAGATGTAGCAAGTTCAGCAGCTTTTACTGAGCTCTACCTATAAATTCATGATTCAGAAGCTCAGTTGCAGTAGCTCTTTCTTCTGGATTTTTAACAAGGCACCCACTGACAAAGTCGATAAATTCTGGACTCCATTGGTCTGGTTCTCTAAAGCTAGGTGGTGGTTTAGTTGGTATCATAAATATTGCTCTCATTGGATGTATGTCACCATATGGTGGCTTGCCTTCTGCCATTTCTAATGCAGTGATACCAAGAGACCATATGTCTGCGACACAATCATATCCAATTTCTTGTATCACTTCTGGAGCCATCCAGAATGGAGTTCCTATAACTGTATTTCTTTTTGCCATTGTATCCTAGGAGAAAAAGGTTTCATAATTAATTGTCATATTTGAATTACTTATACATTTATACTTACAGTCAATTGGCCTGCTACTCCAAAATCAGCCAACTTTGCATGCCCTTCATTATTGAGCAAGATATTTCCTGCCTTAATGTCTCTATGTATTTTTCTTCTTAAATGAAGATATTCTAAACCCTTCAAAGTATCACTAAGGATTGTTGCTATTTCATCTTCTTGAAGAGTCTTCTTTCTTAGCCTCATAATATCGCTAACAGATCCAGCTCCACAATATTCCATTACAATCTATGAAATTATGTCAGAATTAATGTGAGTAAAGAATAGGAAAATACCTTATTTAGCATGTATATCATATTTAAATTACCCATAAATCAGTGTTTTTAAAGTAGCTTCCATAATATTTAACAACATATGGAGAATCACACTGTTGCATTATAGAAATTTCTTTTATAATTTCTTGTA
Proteins encoded in this window:
- the Hpo gene encoding serine/threonine-protein kinase hippo isoform X1, with translation MSSKSELKKLSEESLTRQPEEVFDIICKLGEGSYGSVYKALHKESGQVLAIKQVPVDTDLQEIIKEISIMQQCDSPYVVKYYGSYFKNTDLWIVMEYCGAGSVSDIMRLRKKTLQEDEIATILSDTLKGLEYLHLRRKIHRDIKAGNILLNNEGHAKLADFGVAGQLTDTMAKRNTVIGTPFWMAPEVIQEIGYDCVADIWSLGITALEMAEGKPPYGDIHPMRAIFMIPTKPPPSFREPDQWSPEFIDFVSGCLVKNPEERATATELLNHEFIGNAKQPSILSQMIADAHEIREKQSAHRAHVINNVAIKNQNQAEDSDEEDCSGTMKPLPEDTGTLVPSHDLPDTGTLVSAMLDLGTMVINSDTDTEATMKRHNTGSVESGKKYRPLFLDHFDKKEAPEIGKGNGQIIGSHNPDNESKLELRSPIESQRFQSHLQLQLNQISHPVQEQPHNNISKFQNVFAERDFDFINNHILQLKFLSYEELQQRMANLDAEMEREIDELRRRYQTKRQPILDAMDTKRKRQQNF
- the Hpo gene encoding serine/threonine-protein kinase hippo isoform X2, with product MSSKSELKKLSEESLTRQPEEVFDIICKLGEGSYGSVYKALHKESGQVLAIKQVPVDTDLQEIIKEISIMQQCDSPYVVKYYGSYFKNTDLWIVMEYCGAGSVSDIMRLRKKTLQEDEIATILSDTLKGLEYLHLRRKIHRDIKAGNILLNNEGHAKLADFGVAGQLTDTMAKRNTVIGTPFWMAPEVIQEIGYDCVADIWSLGITALEMAEGKPPYGDIHPMRAIFMIPTKPPPSFREPDQWSPEFIDFVSGCLVKNPEERATATELLNHEFIGNAKQPSILSQMIADAHEIREKQSAHRAHVINNVAIKNQNQAEDSDEEDCSGTMKPLPEDTGTLVPSHDLPDTGTLVSAMLDLGTMVINSDTDTEATMKRHNTGSVESGKKYRPLFLDHFDKKEAPEIGKGNGQIIGSHNPDNESKLELRSPIESQRFQSHLQLQLNQISHPVQEQPHNNISKFQNVFAERDFDFLKFLSYEELQQRMANLDAEMEREIDELRRRYQTKRQPILDAMDTKRKRQQNF